Sequence from the Ictalurus furcatus strain D&B chromosome 25, Billie_1.0, whole genome shotgun sequence genome:
aaaTAACTCTTTTTGAAAGTTctttcatataaataaaaaaagtcttcaTAAGTTTCATGAGTTTCATTCTCATCGGCAGCCACAgccttccaccaccatgtcttGATAGTTCTTTAATACAACCTTCTCATACTCATCCAGGTAGAGCAGAGAGATGGGACTGAGCTCTGTGGGTACGCAACATGCCCGTGGCACATTAGAGTTCACAGAGTTCACAAGGGTCTGCACAATGGCATGGTTGGTGGAGTTCAGGTGGTCTGACAGTGGGAACGGGCATTCGCCTTGGCAGTAAAAGGCGTGGTAACCTGGTGGCGCAACAATCCACACGTTCCAGCCCACATCGCTAAAGTCTACATAGAGTGGGTGCCGTCGGCAGTTGGCTCGCTGCTGTTTGCGCCGCTGTTTCGGTGGCCGTCGGACCTGCCGCTTTTCTCTGTGGAGTGTTGCAGTGCCCTGGCCATCATGGCTATAAGTGACCAGCAGTGGACGAGCCTGAGCCCAGGATTCGTTGTCAGCATGCAGGGACCGGCTCACCCTCACATGCCTACTCCTGCTTGCCTCGGCCTCTGTGCCATCACTGGCCTCGCCTGGCCTCAGAATCTCCACCATGAGACCATGGTTGTGGTGTGGCTGGGTGGCCCAGTGTGTTGCCGCTGAGCTTACATCAAAGCTTTCCCACCGTGAGTGTGAGTCCTGCACCAGACGAGTGTCCAAAAGTCTGGTGAGGGGGTCCTGTGAGGGGGAATGAGCTGGCCTAAACACCTCAAAAATGTTAATGCGCTGAAAAGCTCCAGTGCGGCTGGTGTTGCTCTGAGTAAAGTCACTGAGCACCTGGTCTCTGAAGATGCGTAGCTCTGCTGCTGTGATGAGCTCCTCTGCAGGCACTGAAGTGAGGTTGAAAAACAGCTGCTGTGTGGTCCTTCCTTTCAGGCTGGACAGAGCCTCTAGAGCCtctgaaacaaaaaaatttcattGTTAAACGTGGACAATTAATATCTCACACATGGCTAAAGATTATCCTTCATATTAAATATGCTATGCTTAAAAAAACTCTACATAAAACTCATTGTTCTCTATGTCTACATTTTTAACCTGGAAGACTGACTTTTAGGTTTGCCTCAGAGCTGTCTTTGCTTGCACTAAGTGATAGTTGGACCAGGTGTTAAGGCATTTAAAGACACTTAGGCAGCTAAGTGTGGTGGAGCAGTTTTGAGAGGTTGTATAAGAGCAAAACTTGGATGCTTCAAACACCTCCTTTAATAAAAAGGCTGTGATCATCACATGAAAAGCCACCTTTTTTCTTGGAAGACTTAACAAATCAAAAGACAATCTTACACCAAAAGCCTCTAAtctctttttaaaagaaacattttggaaATTCCATTCTCCATAATCCAACCTATCTGCTCCATAATCAACTAAAAAGACAAGCATATGTTATTTGATGTGGGAAAAGCCCTGCTCCttctttcatgctttttttccttttccatcttttttctctttcttgctgtctttcttctctctctctctctctctctctctctctctctcagtcaatCCCTTCACAGGAGAAGTAACTCTGTGAACGTGTTAGGGCTTGTCTGGAGTAGTCAACCCCAGTTGTGAGTGTATCAACATTCCTAATTTCTGTTTGTGGCAAAACAAGGAGGCAAGAGTTAATGACAAGACAAAAGTTTCAGGCCATGCTTCTCTCCGTGTCACTACACTGGTGGTTATAGATACAGATGctatcacacatacactaccCTCATGAAAGAAACACAATACTGATATACGGGGGGAACGCACCAGATAAAGTAGATATAATTATTTGGAAGAAATAtttgtatcattattatttaatttttttcacgtTGTAGTTTTTAATAAATGCCCCTACATCCTAAATTAATCTGTCTTATTGTTAAAATGAGACAAGCTCAACTGGCATGATTCAAATGTACTAAGCACACAAGCAAGTGAAGTGATGGGATGAAAGGATTGAACTGGATTTGccataaatgaaaaagaatgtGTCATGCATTTATAAAATCACACATTTTCATTATgttatgtataaatatttgcacCCACCAGCCAAGATGCTGACAAATGATAAACGCGGCTATTTGCACTATGTCAGGACCACCACTGGGTGTCATCCATGTGAATCCATAACACTGTATGAGGTCTCCCACTGGCCCTAATGACTCAAGAATACTTCCTTACAAACCTCATGAACCATCTATTTTGCTACAGACTCACAATCAAACTTAAACTGCTAATGTACCTTGCAAAAggaaacactaacacaccatGCAAGACTAAAGATTCAGGTTTGTGACTAAAATGGAGTTCCTCTGTTCTCTCGAGCAAACTTTTGAAAGCTCACACATGACGTGCATTCAATTTAATCAAAGTGTGCTACCAAAGTACAGACTGATACATGCTACTCATATGACAACCTTAGACAGTATAGCAAAAGATACAACAGATCCCTGAAAAGTCACGTTAGATGATGCTGCACAAATTGAACAAATGGGACCAATTGAGTACAGATAAGTCGACATAGAGCAGATCACtgttaagtaagtaagtaaattttatttatgtagcacatttaacacagcaaagtcgaccaaagtgctgaacagagtaagaaaagtaaaacagaaaccagaataataatttaaaaaaaaaaaaaaaaaggatttgcaCTGTTCTGGTGCAAAGGGAAAAAATACAGTGTGTATGCAAAAATTCTTTGTCCTAAAAGGTTTATGTCTCAGTAGAAAACCAGTGATGTCTTTCTCATGATATTATAGTGTACTGGTCGGATTCCTGGCACACACCTGGTACAAATACACAGACGTGCATTCCTTCTGGAAAAATGTAAACTCTGTAAACTCTTTTCGGAGAGGTTGCCGTCAGGATAAATTTTTTTGCCTCCgtaataatagtaatcataATTTGTGGAATGTGGGGATGGTTTCGGCGTCGCATTACACCGTACAGGTTACAGACCGAGCAGAACATTATAGTATGGTTGTTTCAGGAAGAATATAAGATATATAGGTATGTGGTTTTATAAATGCGTAAAATGTGAGGAAGTACTGCGCAGCATGTTGAAATCATAAGATGTGTTGCACCACTGATGCACTGGTGGAAAAGGAGCTCTCACCTTCGTGATGGAAACTCCGGATGGTGTTGGCCCTGCTGGCCGCGCGCTCTGCGTGCTTCCCCATGACGCTCCTGGGCCGCCGGACGCTTTTCTGGTCTCCGTTCTCCGAGTGCATATAATAGAGGTCCAACATGTACTGTGGTACCACGGCTCCCTTGCTGGGTGTGGGTTTCCGCTTTAGGCCGAACATGTTCAACAGTCTCAGCTCGAAGTCCCGCAGAAAGCGCTCGGAGTGCTCGGGCGCGTGCCTCCGCCGCTCCACGTCGGGAATCAGACCGGCGGCGGCGCCCAGCCACACCTGACCGAGCAGCAGCATGAGCGCCACGACCGAGCGGAGCACGGCTACCATTATCAGAGAGGCGGCACAGAGGAGGAGGGCTTAGAGCTCCCTGGCCGAGCTCGCGTCAGGCGGCGACACCGCGCATGGACCCCCGATCCGCGCGAGCGCCCAGCCTCCagcccgctctctctctctcttcctctctctctttctctcgccaCAAACCGCTGATCTCCGGATCTGAAGGCGTTCTGAAGGTAGATGGCGCACTTTAAGCCGAGgaacaacaatttaaaaaaaaaaaaaaaaaaaaaaaaaaaaaaaagtttaaggaTATTATCCCCGCCCGCGGGCTATAATAATATCCTCACAGAGCTCGAGCACGTAAAGGAGCCTAAACGAGGATGTCAAACGAGTGGAGATGAGACGGTGAATCAAAGAAACTGAAAGAACGGAGACGTGAAGACGGCAGACATCGAGGCTGCAATTAAGCTGAGATAAGAGGGGCACGGTCTGAGTGGGGGGTGTACACTGAACGCGACATGTCTACACTACATGCTCTGCCTTCAGACCTTTACATCAGGCCAGGCATAAAAGgaaaagtcagagagagagagagagagagagagagagagagagagagagagagagagagagagaactctcTGGGAACTCGGGGCTGAGCGGCTAAAAAGAAACTCGGTGCGGTTTTAGGGTTTGCAGCTCTGCGCGCGTGCCAGATTTACAGCTGAAtaacagaagagagagagagagagagagagagagagagagactgactgacTTGAGCTACAGGTGGTAGACGCCCATGACAAACACCTACATGTCCAAAACAACTTCAGTTATCCTTAGAAGATGTCCCAGGAAGATGTAACTCCCCCCAACCCACTAAACCTAACTTGTAAAGAATGACCTCACAGTCGGTGATGCGCTGTGATCAGTCGTTTCGTTTCCCCGCGGCAGTGTCATTGAAATTGCACGATAATCCACGGTAATCCACAGCGACTTTTTCTTTGAAATATCATATATTAACGCGCTGCAGCCGGTCGCCACGATTTAATTCTTTAGCTCGCCTCCTCGCGCTCATACTCGCCAAATGCGTGTCGACACGCGCCAAACTAACCTGGAACCCGAGCTCGCTCGCGCGGAGTATAAAACGATTATAAGGTCAAACGAAGGAGTCTGCGCGAACGCGAGCGGTGAGAGGGAGAAACTTCTCGTTCggacatgttgttgttgttttttctagCCTGTTCGCCAGGTGACGTCTGGAAAGCTGCGTTAAAGTCCCGGGTTGTGCTCGCATTCACTTGTGTTAGCGCGCGCTACCGTGGGTGCGGAGATTGATTGCAGCGCGCGCCGCTCACGgtttgagactttttttttgcttttcggGTGATGTCACCAGCCAACGCTGTCATCCATCATGCGTCCTACGCAAAAGCGTGTCGGTTTCGGTGCGTAGAGACCTGAGCTGCGCCCTTTCGCgccttgagttttttttttttgtttttttttaaagatgtaatACCTAATTGCTTTTACTCGCACTgctagaaaagaaaaaggccGTGCAGAAATCTGCACACGTCTTAACTCGCCCTttgtaatttgtttaatttgcaaGCACGCCTTTATAGGCAATCATGTCTGCGAATTAAAAAGGAAGacggaagtttttttttgtttgttttgtttttacggaaaaaaagaaaggataaTACGTCTCCAGAGTAACACGTCAAAACTTAGAAATGAACCCAGTGAGACCAGAGCAAGGGTTTAGGACGGGACTTCTTAAACATTACGCAACTAGGGAccaatacaccctggatggaacacacacacacacacacacacacactcacacatacatacacacacgcgcgcgcgcgcacacacacacacacacacacacgcacacattcattcacaagcTCATTCACATGTTAGGATTAGTGTAAAGGGAGCGGAAAAAACTACCTTATTATCAGAAGAACGTTTTAATTTATGAGTATGCTGCAATTATCCAGGCAAATATCTAGCACTTCAACTCACAGAACTCAAACcagtttcagtgtttttattaaaaggcTTATTCAaattgtagttacatttaaattgaCTTGATTATTTATACTTCCTTccaatttattcattattattattattattattattattattattattattattatgtcttcaGTTCAAATGATCAGCCAATTAAGTGTATGATTATAACttataactaaataataactataacaaatataacaactatttaaaaaaaacatctactGGTTTTAATACTGGCTCACAGAGTTTATCTTGTTACACAGTATTTGTTGTTCACCTACTTGTTTGTGATCAATGCAAAAGTATATGTGGTCAGTGCAGTCTAGTCTGACGAGCTATAATTTATGTTCAAGGGAATCATGTTTTCAAACTGGATTAACATTGATTGACACATAGCTGGCAAATGTGATGCCTTTGGTTCTACAGATTAAGGGGATTAAGGGTGTTAGTGACCGGTCATTTCTAGTCCCCTGATAATTCATTCTGTTGTCACTGCAAACTCGAGGACAGAGGTGGATAAGTTAACGTCTGATACTCTTGTCAGTGAATATCCAGGGAAGGGAGGGGGACGGGATTATCTCCGCAAACCAACCCCCTTTTACTcctcaggggggaaaaaacagcagtATTCTTTGTTATTAACAATGTcacatttccttttctttaataTCAGGAAGGTAAATGTATTTATGCTTTAATCTGCTATAAATGCTTTACCCATACAACATGTGTACCCAaaaaacacgtgtgtgtgtcgTAAAAGGGTTTAGTAACAAGGAGGAACGCCATTGATATTGAAAACATACATGTGCTTAGTAAACAATGTTTATGTTGGGGGAATCAGCATATGAAAACGCCTCATTGATTACAGGTATTCATTTCAATTATGTGATGATAGCAGGCTTGTTTTGACAAAAGCAGCTGCCCTATTGGGCTGGGAGAGATGGCAGCAGATTAAACTCcattgagatcaaaagatatcTTTGTCTACTTCTAAGACAATAACATCTTATGAGGGATCATCCGGGATCATCCACTTAGCAATTAAAATACACTGATGCATTCCATTCCTGAGGTGATGATACTCTCTGCTTCACTGTCTCACAGAAATCAACCTTTAATGCTTAATGTTTAACTGATCAGTTGACCACTTTAAACtgaattaatgaaattactAGAGGGACTCAGTGGTCTGGGTACTGACTGACCAACAGTTTCCCAACACCGCCAGTTATATTCatcttaaaatgaaatgttttaatcagTGTGCATGTATGGATTCAGAGGCACACGAGGGCAAGAGCAGTTTTTCAGAAAGTGCATTTTTggtctgatctctttctctgtatggctttttgttttttactgatTGCTTGGTTGTTGTGAAAACATCAGGTCATGAACTTGGTGCTCTAAACCCTCCACCGGCCAAAGGTGTTTTAGATTTAAGGATAACACCTCACAATACGTGTTAAGTAGCCTTAATTACCGAAAACAAGGGGATTAGGGAGAGTGAAAAGAATGTTTATCTTTTCTTTATTGTCTGCTGGCGGGGCCTGAGTCCTTAAGTAGAGAATGTGTCCACAGGCTCTACTGCAATGCATTTGCATGTCTGTctttgtgcagtgtgtgtgtgtgtgtgtgtgtgtgtgtgtgtgggtgggtgtgtgggtgggtgggtgggtgggtgggtgcaCATGTGTATGAGTGGATGTCTTTTAATAGCACTTTGATTCCTCATTAAAAAGTCTTAATGTTGTTGTGTCCAGTGTAGTTGTACTTGATGTAATTACTTGCTGATTGGATGAAAACTTATCTGGTTCATCGATCATTCTGTTTTACACCAAGCTGTTAGCATCAGGCCCACTGAGTTCAAAGCTAATTCCTTTCTCTGTCCTGAATAGAACTCTGTTAAGGAACTTACACATACTGAGGGAAAAACACAGTATTTTTCACACAGTATTGTGCAGTAGGTATCTTTGGTCTATAGCTCAGATACTTCAATCTATATAGATCACGGGCGTTGTTGATCACTCGGTTGAATTGAGATGGGCAAACagtatatatacattcaggTAACAATAGAAACATCTTAAAGACAAGAAAAACCTAGGAAGTTTATATGATAGTGTGAAATTGTGAAaacattggcacccttggtaaatatgagcaaagaaggctgtgaaaattgtctttattgtttaaacttttgacgTTTTGTtcaaactattcacaaaaatactctgctctcatggatatcaaacaattgcaaacacaacacaggtttatccaacaagaaaaatctttgttaaatatgtgtgcaacaatttttggcaaccttttagtcaatatctccctttgccaagataacagctctgagccttctcctataatgcctgatgagggtgaaaatacatggcaaggcatctgagaccgttcctccatacagaatctctctagatccttcaaatttcaggtccatgctggtggactctcctcttcagttcaccccaaaggttttctatgggtttcaagtcaggggactgggatagccatggcaggaccttgattttgtggtcagcaAACCAATttggtgttgattttgatgtatgttttggatcattgtcctgctggaagatccatccacgacccattttaagctttctgacagaggcagtcaggttttcatttaatatctgttgatatttgataaagtccatgatgccatgtatcctaacaaaatgtgtaggtcctctggcagaaaaacagccctaaaacattaaagagccaccaccatatttaaccatgggcatgaggtgcttttccttatggctacctctctgtgtgcaccaaaaccacctctggtgtttattgccaaaaagctctattttggtttcatctgcccatagaacccgatcccatttgaagttccagtagtgtctggcaaactgaagatgctcgagtttgtttttggatgagagtagaggcttgtttcttgaaacccttccaaacaacttgtggtgatgtaggtgacttcagattgcagttttggagactttctgaccccaagacacaagtaattactgcaattctccagctgtgatccttggagattttttggccactcgaaccatcctcttcacagtgcgttgagacgatatagacacgcgtccaattccaggttgattcataacatttccagttgactggaacttcttcattattgccctgatggtgaaatgggcattttcaatgcttctgctattttcttatagtcacttcccattttgtgaagctcaacaaccttttgccgcacatcacagctatattccttggtcttacccattgttatgaatgactaagggaatttggcctatgtgttacctcatatttatacccctgtgaaacaagaagtcatggtgaaacaatttcctgttcttagtcacccaggtgtactaaaaaataagaaatatcaatggaaatatacttcaaatatatttttcctcacatgaattcatatggatgccaataattgttgcacacctatatttaacaaagatattttttatatatgtaaacctgtgttgtgtttgcaattgtttgatatccatgagagcagagtatttctgttatttttttttatatatcaaaaagttaaacatgCCTgtgaaaagtttacaaaattTTCTTTTTAGAAAAGAACTGTCTGTTTTTGCTGATTATGTAAAAATTGACAGAAGTAGAAATGATTTGTTGGAAAACCACATTTTTAGTTAATACAATGTCATCCCATGAAACAAGGAAAGAAGTAATACATTTCAGGAACaaactgtatatgtgtgtacatacTATAAAGACTCTGCAATGCCATCTATTGGTCGCCTCAATTCACTTCCTCAATTCAGAAAAACCCTGATTGGCTGCCAATTTGTTACCAAACCATGGCAAAACCACAAAGGGATTTTGGCTTCTTTGAGTGCAATTATCATGACTATTTCAACATAACTTTGAGACTAAACTATGCACATGTAAGCCATGTGaattcaaaaaaatttttttttagctctaaACCTTCCTGTCTGAAGCCCAAGTCCCTGTCAGTGGAGAACGTAGACTTTTGGCAGTGATCTGTCTCTATGGCTGAAACAAGCTGCATATTATTGCACGGCACAGGTAGCTGATGAAGAGTAGGCATTATTGTGCTGCTCTCAGAGAGTCTTTGCTTCTCTGCTGTATTCTCCAATAGGCTGAGTAGTGTTCCTGTCATCGCCCACATTCCACCCGACTGTCTGGAAACAAGACATGGAGATGACTCCGCAGACGGAGCCCTCTTATATCGTGCTAACAGTTGTTTGGCCGTATGGTACACGCACATTCCACTGATGATCAAGTAAACTTTTGCTGCTTAGTCTAATATAGCTCCAGACCTCCCTCTCGTGTCCCATCGGGGAATGCAGCAATTACCATACATGTGGTGCAAATATTAAACAAGGCCAGCAGATATAGCAGAAAGAAATGTTTACAAGGTCTTGTTGGGACCAAAAGATGGACTGCTACAAAGCATATGCAAATAATTGTGGATTCATGCTCTGTGGTCCTCTTAGGCCCACGTCCTAATCTTGTGTAATAACAATACCAGAAAACACACTCTTTCATGTAACCCAGTTGGACTCTTCCAAGGGCTCTCTTTTAGAAAACGTTACAAATATAACCCCTTTAGAAAGCCAGAACTGTTCCATCCGAAGAACCCTCAAGGAACCCTTTTGCAAATTGTAGAACAGGACTTATACATGTCTGGGAAAGGGCTTTCCATGCATAATGTTAGGGCAAATACGTTTTGATCAAAATTCCAAGTGTCTAAGGACAATTCCAGGTTTCCAGTGGATCCCCAGAGGTGCACAACCACATTAGTGCTGTTTCAACAAGCAAGATcaataaaatgatgaaaaaaatacaagctCAGCTAAACTGCTAAATAAACTTTGATCTTTTAAGGAAACCTCCACCATGAAACACGTTACACATgtttaaattgaaatatttgtgatatgATTAGCAATTCTGGTGCAAATTTGTGTTTTGGTGCTGAAGttttgttattcctgtgagagGTTAGCGGTTGTCTGCTGTGCTGATGTCACAAGGGGACAATGCTAGTGCAGTTACAGGGTAATTAATAGGAGAAGAAATTTCATAAGGGGTAATGGACAGGTTTGGCTGATAgcaagagattttttttctcactcaccacTTTCCAGCGATGTTCAGTGTCATATTCAGAAAGAAATCCAATGTAGAAGTAGTGGATGTAAATGTTGTCTCGTCACTTACAACAGAGTCTCAGCTAGGCTAGTTTGCAATCTGTGAGATGACAAGCATTATGTCATTGATGTTGGTATTAGCATAAACAGTGAGTCTTTGGAACGTCATCAGTTTGAGTAGATCTCaagaaggtgagagagctggacagactaaaagattaaattaatttaatctcTGGCCTTACGCATAGATGAGTCCTACTGTCAAAAAAGACCAGCAGGTAGTCGAAGTGCATTGTGGGTGATGTAGGAAGCCGTTAAGTGAAAAGAGACTGACATGAAAGAAGTCTAAACTAAATTAAGGTCAATTTAGATTGTCATTACAAAATAATTCTCAGATGAAGATCAATATGGAAGTCGTTCAGGGTGGATCAGTGTGTCTCCTCAGCTAAGCACACCAGCATTGTTAGTAACagacagagcccccccccccccgcattGAACCAAGTAGGTCACTCAGGTCATTCATACCTATGCAAATACTTTATAATGAGTAACATCATTGCCAGGGAATGAGTGTACCTTTGTAATTCTTCATGGTGCCTTGAAATCCATACCtttatcattgtgtgtgtgtgtgtgtgtgtgtgtgtgtgcatatatatatatatatatatatatatatatatatatatatttgtatgatttttttgcttttattaaacTGGGCCATTTTTTATGTATTGCTACTGTAACAGAAgcagtattataaaatgaaTGCTGATTTACAGTGCATGAACTGCATGAACATAATCACGTCcacatgtgcaaaaaaaaattgccctTGTAAGAAAAATTACACTCAGGCATTTTCCTGAGAACGTAACAGTGGACAATAAGGACTGACCCACCCCACTTTGTTGGATATTTCTCCCTTAAGTGCTGTAACCTCCATGCACCACGTACTGGTTTGATTTGAATTAGAGGATTAAGAGGGCTGAAAAACTTCATTTGGGTTCCTCTGTAAATTTGACTTCTACACTGTTAACAATCTGAATAAGTTAGCGTAAATGCTTTACTAATGCATGACggctgctactgctgctgcttcaaaaaaaacaaaaaaaaaacattagtgcctcaagtaaataaataattcaaatgaagaGATCGAGATGAGAAATGCAATGTCGTTTTAGTTTGGAGTGAGACTGGTAAATACAGGGATCTGCCCTTTGAATCAATCTGGCCTCGTAAAGACACCACATGTCACTGAATTATACGTTTGCATGATTAGAAGCTTGGGCTGCATAAACATCCCGCGTCAAGATTTACATTTCACCGCTTAAGCACAAGCAGCTGTTTATAGCTTCCCCTGGAGAAACGAGGAGGCTCTGCTATACATAGAGCTGAAAGACTCCACGCTGAGAGACTCATTTAGATTAATGGACGcaatgtcaaattaaatgtcaattATGGAAAACATTGCTGCTGATCACCCATGTACAGATGGAAAAGGTCGTAAAATTCAGCATACATCAAAGTGTCAGCTTAAAGAAAGGGCCCTTAATGACTGTATCACAAAGCCTGGCTGGTGGTCTGCACTTTAAATATTTAGcgcattactttaaatatgttGATGTCTATTAAGCTTTGCCTATCCTAGACAGAACATTGACAAGTGGATATACACTAAATAGGCAGTTTATTAGCTacctaataaaatataaactcaaCAGTATATGTGAACTGATCAGAATAAACTACACCATCCGTTCTTAATGATACTGCTACAATATCTATTAAACACAGGGGCCTGACTAACTGGAAGTGTGTTGGTGGAAGATGCTCTTCCGAAGCCGCTCACAATGAGCTCACTCTCCTGATTCGCAGGTTTACACTTGAGATGCAATCTTAAGTGCACATAGCACAGACACGCAAACCTAAACACTGTATTCAAGGGAAAGTCAAACAGATTCAAGTGGGTTAATGTGGAAAGGTTGTGTTATTTTATCTAAAGGCACACAATTTATAGTCAAATCTTTGCAGATGCAGTCCATACTTTGGCATATCATGTCAAAGATGGCCCACATGATTTAATTAAAGTTTTTGTTAAGTAAAACcagattcatgttttttttctttttctttagaaACTATATGTGGAACATGTTCTGAATATCCCAAGGCTTTGTGTGTTGTATTTTAGCTGTATGTTAGATGGAGAGCAGTTGTGCGAGCTCTGGAGGGAGGTAAAGAGTAGACGTGTTTTGGCATCcacacagcaacattaaaagtgTGTGgtttcacaataataataatctccagAGCAGCTGTGTAAACATTTAACTGAGCACGCCTCTTGTGGCACGATATGGGATCCTCGTGTTGAACTGTGTCTGTTGCTCGATGCAATTGTGTGCACATATCAACGCTTATCTCCATGTGTATACCTTTCTTCTGCTATTGACTTAACCCTTGACCATGATGTTTTCATCAAATCGGATTCCAGGGCTATGCTTGACTGATTTTCCCACTCATACAGCATGTAGCCTCGTTCAAATCGTAAAAATCTTAGAAAGATCTTGTGAATTTTGATATTAAATCATGCCTTCATGCTGCAACACCTAATGAAATGTCAACAAATGTGAATCTGCATATGCTGCACGAATGGAGATTAGCTCTGAGTAAACGGCTATGTGCTTGCCAGCCCTTCAGTGTCTTTAACGCATGTGACTTAATTGCCTGTTTCCTCTATTTATCTTCGTTAAAACTGGCACAGAAGTGTAGAGTGTAATGAATAATCAGCCGGATCAAACGCAGTCTTAAATTACACCAGAGAATCAAATGGAGGCTGATGCCCATTCATCCGCATGGGTAAACAGTGTGCCTGtaattcactctctctctctctctcatcacacaCTCCATTACGGCGATGTGCCACTATGGCTGTCGTAAACAAACCCCAGATGCCTTAGTGCACACCTCT
This genomic interval carries:
- the bmp2b gene encoding bone morphogenetic protein 2b, whose protein sequence is MVAVLRSVVALMLLLGQVWLGAAAGLIPDVERRRHAPEHSERFLRDFELRLLNMFGLKRKPTPSKGAVVPQYMLDLYYMHSENGDQKSVRRPRSVMGKHAERAASRANTIRSFHHEEALEALSSLKGRTTQQLFFNLTSVPAEELITAAELRIFRDQVLSDFTQSNTSRTGAFQRINIFEVFRPAHSPSQDPLTRLLDTRLVQDSHSRWESFDVSSAATHWATQPHHNHGLMVEILRPGEASDGTEAEASRSRHVRVSRSLHADNESWAQARPLLVTYSHDGQGTATLHREKRQVRRPPKQRRKQQRANCRRHPLYVDFSDVGWNVWIVAPPGYHAFYCQGECPFPLSDHLNSTNHAIVQTLVNSVNSNVPRACCVPTELSPISLLYLDEYEKVVLKNYQDMVVEGCGCR